GGGTTATGGTTACTTGAAAGGATGATCAAGTAGTGGGTGGACATGGGGGGAAGCTAATTTGGATCACTCGTTCATTTGTGGCTCTCCGATTGTCCTGAAAACAGATATGGTCCGTCACTCGTGAATTGCCTTTGAACTTTTTTCGTAGAGTTCAACGTTTGGATTGCGACTGGCACGTGGCGGCACTTCCTTTTCTTACAGCCGCGCCGAAATTTTCACTTGCGGCTTTCTGACGAGGGAATTTAATCTAAGTAACTTACGTTGTTTTCTTGACAATTATTTCTTAAGATTGGATGAATTACTAGCAAAGTAAATGTAACACCACAACACGACAACACAGAACtcaaattcaatttatatAGATTTCatccacaatttataaataattctaaGTTTTGGAATACTCTAACCATGTTAACCTCAGAAAACCGAACCGTTGCCAATTAGAAAACCAACaaattgagaaaagaaaataaaagaaaataaaagaaaaaacaaaacaatcacGTGGCTGCACACGTGCGCGGGTCCATTTTGTTCGCCTTCTCCTGAACGGTGAAGGGTCGACCCACGGGTGAAAAAAGGCGGGGAGAATTAAGGGTTTTAGCTCACTACTCTTCTGCGTCCATGGAGGTCGGAGCATACAGTAGAGTTTTGGGCCAGCCCCGAATCTTTTGCGCAGCAAAGGGTTTTCAAAATCCTAAAGAACCCTCGAGTGTTTTTCGACATGGTTCCTTCTATAAGCCCCTCCGAAATTTCGATTTCAAAGCCGTTCACAACAATCTCCAAGTACCGATGGAAAAGGTTGTCGTTCTTTGCTCATTAAGCTGAACTTTATggtttttattgattttaggGTTGTGttttagttctttttctttggatGTTTGGACGATAGATGaattgtttctgtttcttttatgttggttcgtgattttgttttatttttcttttactcaGAAGAAAATCAGTGTTGCACACGAGCTTTCAAGTTTGGTGGCTCTGTCCCCCTTAGATGGTCGTTATTGGGGTAAGGTCAAGGACTTGGCCCCCTATCTGAGCGAATATGGGTTAATCTTCTTCAGGGTTTTGGTTGAggtattttttgaatttcgtTGATTGCTCAAGTAAATTCTAGTTCTTATATAAATTTGATCCTCTCCTTGCAGCGAAGGAAAGGTGTTTGTGTTTCTTAAAgttaagttttattttgattatattcTACTCTGCTTTAGATCAAATGGCTGTGGAAGCTATCGGAAATACCTGAAATCATAGAAGTCCCAAGATTCAGTGAAGatgcttcttcttttttacaaGGTTTTGTTCACAATTTCTGTGAGGATGATGCTTTGGAGATCAAAAACATTGAGAAAGTGACGAATCACGATGTGAAAGCTgttgaatatttcttaaaacagAGGTGTCAATCACATCCTGAGATTTCTAAGGTGGAATTTACCTTGCACTTTCCCGtttgttaaaaaattgtttttcttatgTTAGTAGAACACTAAAGGATCATTTAACTATTCTCTTTTGCATTTCAGGTGCTCGagttttttcatttctcttgcACATCCGAGGACATTAACAATCTTGCCCATGCACTCATGCTGAAAGAATCATTGGAAGATGTTATGCTTCCTTCTATGGACAAGCTGATAAATTCAATAAGCACCATGGCTAAAGATAACGCTCACATTCCAATGCTTTGCCGCACCCATGGACAGGTTTTAGGCTGACAAGATATATGATGAATTCGTCTTTTTGACTGTTTAGACCCTAAACTGTTTTGTGATTTTCAGtgacttaaaattttgtttctcttatgagaaaaaccttttttttcttcttatttttgtaGCCAGCATCACCTTCAACCCTGGGGAAGGAAATGGCAATTTTTGCAGTCAGACTAAGTAGAGAAAGGTTGGAAGTTTCCAAGGTCAAGATAATGGGAAAGTTTGCTGGTGCAGTTGGAAATTATAATGCACATCTTGTTGCATATCCAAATGTTAACTGGCCTAAAGTGGCTGAAGAGTTTGTTAACTCCTTGGGTTTGAGTTTCAATCCCTACGTAACTCAGGTATTGTTTTTATATTGGTCTTTGACTTACTTTCGatgaaaatttttgtttagattATTAATTTGCCTAAGTTTGGACATTTATTCAactatttattgtaatttaatgtACAGTTTTTCCTTTGATGTTTCATTCTTTGCTCTTCCTTCGTGGCTAAATGTATATTAGCTAATATAGGATGTTGTTTGTGAGTTTTCCTCGACTTTGAAGGATAAGCATGTAAATTTGTTATAGTATACAAGGGTGTGATGCTTGTCTTCCAAGGCTATCTTAGAGACATATATTGGACGTTAGATGAATAAGCTTTCAGAATCACAAATAGAATGATTTGATTATTATCCTAATTTGCTAACTGTATAATTCTACTTTTTTCAGATTGAAACTCATGACTACATGGCAAAACTCTTTTTTACCGTTGTACGATACAATAATATCTTGATTGATTTCGACAGAGATATTTGGGGTTATATATCTTTGGGCTATTTTAAACAGGTGAGCATTTTAGTGTAtctcatcattattatttatgaaagaaaagataGATTATATGATTGTTTACTATTTTGGGCAGATAACAAAGGCAGGTGAAATTGGTTCTTCAACAATGCCTCACAAAGTAAATcctattgattttgaaaatagcGAAGGTAATCTTGGTGTGGCTAATGGAGCATTGGCCCAATTAAGTGAGAAGTTACCCATATCTCGGTGGCAGGTACACCGCAacatttgataatttcttcaattccTTGAGTTGGTACTTGGTAATTGATGTGTGAGATGTGACAATGTGATTGTAGGCTATAATGTTTACATAATCATGTTTTCTAAAGTTTTTGGGCCaaggtattttatttttcatacaGTTCGCTAAATAACACAAAAATCTATTTCATAATGTAAAACTGTATTCGTTAGTCTCAGTGGAACATCTTACACCAAATCACCAAAGTTTTCATTTCATGTAGGTTACTTCAGTGATTATATTTAACTTGGAGGATTTTGATGAGAAAACTTATTCTCTTTTGCAGCGTGACTTGACTGATTCAACTGTTTTAAGGAATATGGGAGTTGGACTTGGACACTCTCTTCTTGCTTACAAAAGCACACTTCAGGGGATAGCGAAGCTCCAGGTACTCAGATCATCATAATCATTAATCATCATTACCTTTTTGTGAAAGATCGGAGTTCTGTCTGATGGCATGTAAATATAGGCATCTTCCTCTTTTTGGGTGGGTTATCATTCATGACCACTCAAGTTTGCTGGTGGGTAATAGGAGAACAAAGTTAatgagggggaaaaaaaatagtgatGAACGTTCAACAgtaatgagagagagagagagagagagagattcaaTAGAATTTTGACACTCGATTGTGGTTAAGATAACTCCTAATTTTCATCTATTGATTGGTACGAATGAAACTTGAAGTCTGTAATTAACTtatccaaatgaaagaatgaCTACAGATTTTCTGAAGAGGCTTATAAATACTGGCTACTCGAAAGCACAAATAATCGTCTCCATCTTGTTCTGGGTGATTTATAAAATACTGGGCTACTACTATTTCTTCTCTGCttaacttttatttgttttaaggAGTTTCTTCCTCATGTTTTATCCTGCCCTTATATTGTATGCGGAgcatttcttaaacttttatcATTGCATTGTAGGTGAATGAAACTCGCATCTTCGACGATTTGGATCAATCATGGGAGGTCCTTGCTGAACCAATACAGACGGTATATATCTTGCTAagcattttctttcatttcttctccCCTGCAAATGTCATTATATGAACTCTCCTAAGATTGGTGGTCATTTGATCACATCGCCCCCATTTAGTATCACTTTGTTTAGTTCATTAGCACGGTAGTAGTCAGATTGGATAAGATAGAGAGATCTATTTGGTTAACGAACTTTCATATCGATTGTCAACAACTGGCATATATTTGTGTAATCATCTATTCTCTATTTCTTGAAGGTCATGCGACGATATGGTGTTCCGGAGCCTTATGAGAAGCTAAAGGAATTAACCAGAGGAAAATCAGTTACTAAGGAAAGTATAAGGAGATTTATTGAAGGGTTGGAATTGCCTAATGAAGCTAAGAAAAATCTGTTGAATCTAACTCCTCATAGCTATGTTGGAGCAGCGGTTGAACTGGCCAGGGATGTAGACATGGCCTTGAATCTTGTGAACGGAGAAGAGCACTTTTTAAACTCGAAGAGGGCATTGATTTGACAAGGTAAcatttttgaagtatttacAAATTCCACAGTGTCACAAATGTAGAACATTTGTTGAGAAACATTCCAGATAAAATTTGTGCGACTTAATAAATGCATGAAGTTTGTGAGGGGAAATTGAACATCTATCGTACAGTTTCTTTTGATAATCTTCATGAACAAG
This genomic window from Cucurbita pepo subsp. pepo cultivar mu-cu-16 chromosome LG01, ASM280686v2, whole genome shotgun sequence contains:
- the LOC111799209 gene encoding uncharacterized protein LOC111799209; translation: MEVGAYSRVLGQPRIFCAAKGFQNPKEPSSVFRHGSFYKPLRNFDFKAVHNNLQVPMEKKKISVAHELSSLVALSPLDGRYWGKVKDLAPYLSEYGLIFFRVLVEIKWLWKLSEIPEIIEVPRFSEDASSFLQGFVHNFCEDDALEIKNIEKVTNHDVKAVEYFLKQRCQSHPEISKVLEFFHFSCTSEDINNLAHALMLKESLEDVMLPSMDKLINSISTMAKDNAHIPMLCRTHGQPASPSTLGKEMAIFAVRLSRERLEVSKVKIMGKFAGAVGNYNAHLVAYPNVNWPKVAEEFVNSLGLSFNPYVTQIETHDYMAKLFFTVVRYNNILIDFDRDIWGYISLGYFKQITKAGEIGSSTMPHKVNPIDFENSEGNLGVANGALAQLSEKLPISRWQRDLTDSTVLRNMGVGLGHSLLAYKSTLQGIAKLQVNETRIFDDLDQSWEVLAEPIQTVMRRYGVPEPYEKLKELTRGKSVTKESIRRFIEGLELPNEAKKNLLNLTPHSYVGAAVELARDVDMALNLVNGEEHFLNSKRALI